The following DNA comes from Bacteroidales bacterium.
CAACCTTATGGCCGGATTTCAAAAAAAATGATTTTTATAAAGCGATTGCTTCTTTTCAGCAGAGAGAACGTCGTTTTGGTAAAACAAGTGAGCAGTTAGATCAACAAGAAAAATCTAAAAATCAATAGAATAGTATGTTGCGAAAAGTAACACTTTGTCTTATTTTTGTATATTCATCAGCTTTTATTAATTTATTCGGACAGGAATCTGTAGATTATTCTAATTTACCTGTGATGGACTATTCCAATGCACAAGATTATGTGATTGGTGGAATTAATGTTTCAGGTGTGAAGTTTATGGATGCACAGATATTGGCAAGTATGTCCGGACTGGAAGTCGGACAGAAAATAACAGTTCCTGGTGATGATATTACTAAAGTTGTTGAGAAATTTTGGTCTCAGGGTTTATTTTCAGATGTGAAAGTTATTGCCGAGAAAATAGAAGGGAATATGATTTTTCTTGAGATTTTTCTTCGTGAACGTCCTCGTTTATCAAACTTAACAATTGAAGGTGTTCGGAAAGGAGAAGTAAAGGACCTGACTGAAAAAATCAATGTCAGGCCCAATAGTCAGATTACCGAAAATGTCTTGAATAATATAAGGACCATAATTACAAAACATTACAGGGAAAAAGGATTTTATCAGGTTTCTACTGAGTTTGTCCAGAAGCAGGATACTACTATGGTAAACCGGATAGCATTGAAAGTGATTATTAATAAGCATCAAAAAGTAAAAATTGCCGAGATTGATTTTATCGATAATTCCGAATTTAAAGATATGAGATTACGCCGGGTCATGAAAAAGACCAAGCAATTAAAACGTAATTTTAATATCTTTAAGGGTAAAAAATACATCGAAAATAATCTCAAGGAGGACCGGACAAAATTGGTGGAATTTTATAATGAACATGGATACCGTGATTTTAAAATATTGAATGACTCTATTACCTTTGTCAATAATAAACGTGTTGTATTGCATATCAGGGTAAGTGAGGGGAACAAATATTATTTTCGTAACATTACCTGGGTGGGAAATACCAAATACCCTACAGATATGTTACAAAGGATTCTGGGTTATAAAGAAGGAGACATATATGATCAGATAGGTTTGAATAAACGTCTCAATTATGAAGAAGATGCTGTAAGTTCATTGTATACCAATAATGGTTATCTGTTTTCACAGATCATGCCTGTAGAGTTACGTATTGAAAATGATTCTGTGGATGTTGAAATGCGTATTCATGAAGGAGAGCAGGCTACTATTGATAGGGTAATTATAAAAGGAAACAATAAAACCAATGAACATGTAGTGCGCAGGGAGCTTCGTGTACGTCCGGGAGACCTGTTCAGCAAAGAAAAATTGATGAGGGATGTACGTGAATTAGCCACGCTAGGGCATTTCAACCCCGAAGCATTGCAACCGGATATCCAACCCAATCCGCAAAATGCTACGGTAGACATCGTTTATCCCCTTGAAGAAAAGGCGAATGACCAGTTGGAATTATCGGCGGGATTTGGTGGAGGTATGTTCATCGGTCGCGTAGGGGTACGTTTCAATAACTTTGCCGCTAGTCGTATATTGGATCCTAAAGCCTGGCGTCCGGTTCCTTCAGGAGACGGGCAAACGCTTGGGTTATCCGTTCAATCTAATGGGAAATATTACCAATCATATAATATTACCTTTGTAGAACCATGGTTGGGCGGAAAAAGAAGAAATTCATTTTCGGTTTCGCTGTACCATTCAAAAATTACCAACCAGACATATTATTGGAAATCGGAAGGTCGCGATCAATTTTATAAGACAACAGGTATTACTGTTGGGTTAGGACGTATGTTAAAATGGCCGGATGACTGGTTCTCGTTAAATACGGATATTACTTATATGCGTTATAGAGTACAGGATTGGCCAAGATCAGGCGGATATTATAGTCTTCCTTTCAGCGATGGGACATCTAATAATATAAATTTAGGAATTACATTGGGCCGGAATTCACAAGACCAACCGATTTATCCGAGAAGTGGCTCAAATATTTCTTTAGCATTAAATATAACACCGCCATGGTCGGTTTTTAATAACACAAATTACAAATCGGCTAAAGATTCAGAAAGGTATAAATGGATCGAATACCATAAATGGAAATTCAAAGCAGATTGGTTCCTGAACCTCTTTGATAAACTAGTATTAGCTACTCATTTTCAGTTCGGATACCTGGGATATTTTAACAAAGATGTCGGATATTCTCCTTATGAGGGATTTGACATGGGAGGATCAGGCATGCAGGGATATCAAATTCATGGCATAGAAATTGTTCCTATGAGAGGGTATCAG
Coding sequences within:
- the bamA gene encoding outer membrane protein assembly factor BamA, whose translation is MLRKVTLCLIFVYSSAFINLFGQESVDYSNLPVMDYSNAQDYVIGGINVSGVKFMDAQILASMSGLEVGQKITVPGDDITKVVEKFWSQGLFSDVKVIAEKIEGNMIFLEIFLRERPRLSNLTIEGVRKGEVKDLTEKINVRPNSQITENVLNNIRTIITKHYREKGFYQVSTEFVQKQDTTMVNRIALKVIINKHQKVKIAEIDFIDNSEFKDMRLRRVMKKTKQLKRNFNIFKGKKYIENNLKEDRTKLVEFYNEHGYRDFKILNDSITFVNNKRVVLHIRVSEGNKYYFRNITWVGNTKYPTDMLQRILGYKEGDIYDQIGLNKRLNYEEDAVSSLYTNNGYLFSQIMPVELRIENDSVDVEMRIHEGEQATIDRVIIKGNNKTNEHVVRRELRVRPGDLFSKEKLMRDVRELATLGHFNPEALQPDIQPNPQNATVDIVYPLEEKANDQLELSAGFGGGMFIGRVGVRFNNFAASRILDPKAWRPVPSGDGQTLGLSVQSNGKYYQSYNITFVEPWLGGKRRNSFSVSLYHSKITNQTYYWKSEGRDQFYKTTGITVGLGRMLKWPDDWFSLNTDITYMRYRVQDWPRSGGYYSLPFSDGTSNNINLGITLGRNSQDQPIYPRSGSNISLALNITPPWSVFNNTNYKSAKDSERYKWIEYHKWKFKADWFLNLFDKLVLATHFQFGYLGYFNKDVGYSPYEGFDMGGSGMQGYQIHGIEIVPMRGYQDGALTPQVSEYYSKANIYTKASLELRYPVIMQPASTIFVVAFAEGGNAWYEFKDFNPFDMKRTAGVGVRAFLPMFGMLGVDCGYGFDRLPNGTGRKVEFQFILGQQF
- a CDS encoding undecaprenyl diphosphate synthase family protein, with the translated sequence TLWPDFKKNDFYKAIASFQQRERRFGKTSEQLDQQEKSKNQ